DNA sequence from the Bacillus pumilus genome:
ACACGATAGCAATGGAAGTAAGAGCGATAGAAATTTGCGCACCAAGAATTAATGGGTCTCCAGTTACAAAAAACTCATCCCATTTCAAATGCATAACGGCCTCCTCCTTTCCTTAGTCAGTTTATTCATTATCTAGTTTTCTTTTATAGTTCTTCACATTCTCGAAAGGATCTGTTTTGGAATGCGGAGAAACTGATTGGTAACCTAAACGTTTGCGTGCTTGGAGTGCGTATTCAGAATCCTCTCCATGCTTCGCAAAGGATAAATGTGTTGATGAGAATGTCTGCACATCTGCAGCATCAGGAAGCATCAAGTAGTCATACGTTTTCTTCGTTAACTTTGGTGCTTCTTTTTTCGTTTTGCTTACCCATTTATCATAGTCAGACTGCTTCATCGCATTGACTTTGAATTTTTGCTGAGCAAAGCCCTCTCCTGTGAAGTTGGCGTTTCTTCCTTCATATGTGCCAACTTGATCAGCTTGAAGATATTGTTCCATCTCCATTCCAGCCATCGCATACTTCTCCCCGCCTAGCTGAGGAATCCATAGTGATGCCATTGTATCAGCAGAAGTGATTTTGAATAAAACCGGCTGATCTTTTGGAATGTTTAAGTAGTTCACTGTCTCAATATTTTCCTCTGGATAGCTAAAGATCCATTTCCAATCAACAGCTGTAGCATAAACGACAAGAGGATCTTTATGGCTTGTTGCTTGAGGTGCCTCTTCCAAAGAGTAAATTGTTTTTACAGTTGGAACTGAAAGGGCAGCAACGATTAATATTGGGATCACTGTCCAGATAACTTCTAGAAGCGTATTCCCGTGTAGTTCTGGATTATAAGAGGCGTTTCCAACGTCCTTACGCTCACGGTATTTTACCAAAATGATGGTAAACAGTACAAATACCGCACCAACGATAAAGAGCATGAATCCGATGGATAAAAGGATTAAGTCTTTTTGTTGTGCTGCGACAGGTCCTTTAGGATCTAAAACAGCGATATTGCTGCAACCTCCTAATAAAAAAACACTCACGAGCATCGCTAATAAAAGCATAGGTTTAATGGCTCTGAACAAGAAGATCACCATCCTTCCTTAGATAATGTATATATTGCTGAATAATTGTGAAAAGCCATCTGCCTTCGAAAACTTTTCTTCCCTTTGTAATGCTATCAAAATCTGTTAGAGTTAGCTTCCCTTTTTTCAAAAG
Encoded proteins:
- the qoxA gene encoding cytochrome aa3 quinol oxidase subunit II encodes the protein MIFLFRAIKPMLLLAMLVSVFLLGGCSNIAVLDPKGPVAAQQKDLILLSIGFMLFIVGAVFVLFTIILVKYRERKDVGNASYNPELHGNTLLEVIWTVIPILIVAALSVPTVKTIYSLEEAPQATSHKDPLVVYATAVDWKWIFSYPEENIETVNYLNIPKDQPVLFKITSADTMASLWIPQLGGEKYAMAGMEMEQYLQADQVGTYEGRNANFTGEGFAQQKFKVNAMKQSDYDKWVSKTKKEAPKLTKKTYDYLMLPDAADVQTFSSTHLSFAKHGEDSEYALQARKRLGYQSVSPHSKTDPFENVKNYKRKLDNE